In the genome of Ziziphus jujuba cultivar Dongzao chromosome 10, ASM3175591v1, the window GGTATGATTTTTCTTGCAAGGATCAGGACGTATTGTAAGGTAACCTCTGGCCCTGATTAATCAGTCACGATAGCCGCCTAGGACCAGCTtggaaaattgtttaatttttgccAGTGTCGTCTGCTCTTTGAAAACAATGGCAGGCATATTcgtattttgtaatttattgaatttaattcaaACGTTGTAAAGGCTTCATTTTTCGTTTTGGCAATTGGCATATGCTTTGCATATCaagtaaaattaattgtatacttTTCTCTTACATTTTCCTTGTAGATTTCCTCCAATAACAATAACACTAAATCTATGCCTGTCAGGATGACAGTGATTGATTGGttgtttatgaatattattttttgacttTTCTCAATCACCTCTTCATTTTTTGGTATTCTTTTGAATCAACAAGACAGATTCAATTGAAACCTCTGGCTATTCGCTGTGTGTAATTGTTCTTTCTCATAACTTCCACATTTACATTACTGATtttgtttaaagaaaataactGATGCCTCCAAATATAATCCCCATCATCATGATTTAACTATTTGTAGTTATTTTACCTTAATCTTACTCAAATCATGATATCcccatattattcaaaaattttgccGCATATATATGATCGTCCATTTCAAATTCATCTGCCAAAAAAGAATATAGTATGTTACTACCTTCCAAATGCTAAAATTATCCAAAGTTGACGCGCAGTCAACTATACTTATGTAAGTCATTTTCATGCCTCAGTGACGACatattgttttttcatttttttattttttatttttttcttttttgcctatTATCACAATTATAAGAGGACATATTTTCTCAAAGCAATCAAATAACTGCATGTgcactaattaaaaaaaaaaaattctcaaataaaaaattctctCTTATCGTTATTAaacttgttttaatttatgtctTCGTTTTATCGGGATGACAACTTGCATAATTTTTGTCTGGCTAATACAAAACGgtttaaataatttgataatattaaagcaaaaataaataaataataaccttaaaaaaacaaataaataataatctaataatataatacctttttgtaacatcccacatcggttggaaaggggaacgaagcatggcttataagcgtgtggatacctttcccttcaagaagCCTTCCTGTGAGGAAGCAAAACCGTGAGggataggattgggctcaccacctagctgccaaagcggacaatatcttagttgggcctgggaggcccgggccagtgggattGGCAGATGTAGGGGTTGGAaaaggattccccctaaccactaagaggccttttcctgtgacccaccgttgtctTAGGGTCAGGAAGAGCAAaatcgtgcgggctgggccaaagcggacaatatcttgatgcgggtggtctgggctgttacagtggtatcagagccggacccggaacggtgtgccagcgaggacgctgggccctaaggagggtggattgtaacatcccacatcggttggaaaggggaacgaagcatggcttacccttcaagaggccttccTGTGAGGAAGCAAAACCGTGAGAGGTaagattgggctcaccacctaactgccaaaacggacaatatcttgattgaGCCTaggaggcccgggccagtgggactggcaggtgtaggggttggaagaggattccccctaaccactaAGAGGCCTTTTAGTGACCCACCGTTGTattggggtcgggaagagcaaaaccgtgcgggccgggcccaaagggggcaatatcttgatgcgaatggtctgggctgttacattttctttttccttttcttttttttttttttttttgggcttccaCTAATAATGTAATACTTCGCCTATACGTAACTATGTCCTTTGTAACTATGTCCTTTGATACTACACATTGTTGGTTATTATACATTATTGACAATGACCAATCGATCTTGATTATGTGATAAACTGAATCCCATTTGTAAGAATATATTGTGATTTGTGACAAATCTGGAATGCATATGGAAATTAAAAACGCAAATTGGACTAGTACTCACGTGTCAATTCCAAATAGACTTTTCTGGTTAGTAATCAATAACCAATTGTATGTTAGTATTGactatgatttttaaaaaattatcggtttttttaatatttatacaataAAAAGATGTGAACATTTGCACAATAGAAAAAACccttatattcatatatatacatatatatatatatatatatatatatttttataatatatatatatatatatatatatgtgcatgtatGGTGTTGTATATAAGCACATAACTGCTGGGGGTTTTCCATAAGTTTTggtttttgaaagaaacaacaatGGGGCTCAAACAAATGCTTATTTCTCTTCCATGCATTATCTTCTTTCTTGCATGCATTTTCTTGGGTTTTCTACAAACTACTTTAGGTTCAGCAGAAAGGGCAACTTATGTTGCTCATATGGACAAGTCTTTCAAGCTTGACTTCCACCCTACCCACCACCATTGGTACTCCTCCATTGTTGACTCTCTCAACAATGGCAATGATccttcctcatcatcatcatcacttcTATACACTTACGATACCGCTATTCATGGCTTCAGTGCAACTCTGTCtctacaagaattagagattctAAAGAAGTCCCCAGGATTCGTCTCAGCTTACAATGACAAAATCGCCATGGCCCACACAACCCGCTCCATAGACTTCCTCTCCCTCAACCCCTCCACTGGTCTATGGCCTGCTTCAAACCACGACGAAGATGTCATCATTGGTGTCATTGATTCCGGCGTCTTTCTGTAGAGTGAGAGCTTCAAAGACGATGGAATGATTgcaaaaattaaaggaatttgCTAGGAAGGGAAGAGTTCAATTCATCCATGTGTAACAATACGCTCATAGGAGCTAGATACTACAACAAGGCTGCCATTGCTCAAAATTTCACCATCAATATGAACTCTCCTCGGGACATTAGTGGGCATGGGACTCACACAGCTTCCACAGCTGCTGGGAACTATGTGGAAGATGTTTCTTATTTCGGCTATGCTAAAGGGACTGCAAGAGGTGTTGCACCACGCTCAAAGGTGGTCGTTTACAAGGTCTTATGGGGTACTGGGATAGGCAAAGGCTTTTCCGCTGATATTACAGCAGCCTTAGACCAACCTATTGCTGATGGAGTGGATGTTATCTCAGGCTTTATAGAATTCGGTGATGCACAATTGTATGAGAATTCATTAGCAATAGCTTCTTTTGCTGCCATGGAGAAGGGTGTGGTGGTTTCTGCTTCTGTAGGAAATGATGGCCCAGATCTTAGGACTCTGACCAATGACATTCCATGGGCCTTGACTGTTACTGCAGGGTCAGTAGACCAATCATTTGGTGGGACACTAACCTTTGGAAACGGACTGAATCTAGTGGGGTGGACCTTGTTTCCAGCAAATGCCATCGTTGAGAACTATCCtttaatatataacaaaaccTTCTCCGCATGCAACTCGTCCAAATTGTTATCGGATTCTGCCCCTCAAGGGATCATcatcaggacccatccaagatccctcaccagaaccctagacaaatcctgatcccaagaaaatcctaccggaccctccaatggaaaacccgacagaacctcccctaagagttggacttaccacaatttttctgcactgaaaatacacttctatatacaccaccttattcctcctaccttactataatttgtttccacaaatttatagcactccaaaataataacaggaaatcaataagcaattaaacaaatatctgtccaatccgtatacagagcattatacaaataaatatgaaattaatacaatgacagatgaagcaatacaagatggagaggaaaaagggaggatatgcttcttggacttttggcaatgaactgagacgtcgagctcaccccggacgatcaacgtctcccaatctaggcctaggggaatggaatttaaaaatatgagatactaatcatcttagtgagtaacccaatctattacacaattataatattaataatataacaaaaaaagaaacttaattaatcaataccaaacaattaaataaataattaaaataaatatttgaaataatgttttctctcaaaaacccttacagttcactcaattggaaaagttccccttttaaaacattttcacaaaacccaacaatTGTACcctaaaaatcaaggaataattaattaaattaattataatttaaatacattaaattaaagatctagaatgtataataagaaacaagaataatttaataacaattattaaattgtacacaaaatgtcataaataaaataagcaaaattacaataaaatttacataaaaaaataatcaagaaatatcaaattaaatgaaatgcaataatttagaatgcacataaatacaaatattaatttagaactcaatatatagattgaaaacattttaaaaatccaataattaaatttagaataaacatcactagataaaataaataaaatcgtaaataaacttgtattaaagaaatttggcataaaacaaaaataaactcagtatataaattataaaatttattgttttaatcaatgaaataatcaaggaaacattttaatagattttaaatctcaatttaaaatagataaaaaaaatacaataaaattcatgttaaaatctcaaaatttaaataaataatatcaacatggtaaaataaaattgtaaaacaccaatttaaaataattgataagaacataaataaacacatttcagaaaatattagtttgaaataagcaataaaacaaaattaaatatatttaattttaaatacgattttaaagcatcttggtttgaaattcatatcgagaaaataacttgatgcaccacactatataccagtgatgccctatgatatccagcgtcccgagcaccatctggtgggaggttaaagagagaaacttgcatacggtcacttCGACGTCTCGATAGctccgctgcttaaaccgtcaatccggccatggagggggacggcttatggccaatatcaaacttgtatGCCTTCGGTCCaatagcaactcacgggagatattataacttgcacgctcatccacatatatagtacaaaacaccagtactgtatgagtgcgtctaaaacaaataattatattatttttaaaaataacaatttttccaaaactcattGTGGGAAtcatatcatttttcaaattcaccatcccatatttttctttaatatcaccaacataaatccatcgataatatataatttttctcatatcataaaatcaactagataatatttcaagtgcataaatatatattttgagagcatCATACCCTAAACTAATAtttctcttgaaatctttaaaatcaaatcatgccaaaaatattattaaaatcacatgaaattcatatattctcaaaataatgtaaacgcatttgttatacattataaaatcaacatcaaactcaacaataattaattaaaaatcttaaaccataattcctttaaaatcccaaatacatttttcgcaacaatacatatattaaaaccattataaatcggcattgtaaaattaaatggaaattccttcaaatataaacatatattaacaTGAAAAccttctaattacacaatattccaacaataaaatttaacaattattaataaaattccatatccataaaattcttgaaatcaagatattttttatgcacaaataattataattcattcaattttggcatcaagattccaaatataaatttactaaatattcaacacataaaacatattcttcaaataaccaattaacacaaaatatatatatatttttaatagtccccaaaatagttttgaaggtgggtcactcacctcaagcacgcaatccaaccaagatcctccataggatcaattctacggctcacaAGTGCtccaaaaacaacaatattacacagggtcaaataaattaatattttattcggataaataatacccggtactcggggggctaacacaaacgataaccaaaatttatgagtaatataccgaattgaagcttgtgaaacgaggattacaaatctggtcttacttcccggagattggacccgaggtggccggaatctggctggaaagttctcaaattttaaaCCCTCGATTCTCataatccgttaagaattgaggaaatcAGACACtagatttgggttcagggggtcaaaattagtgggaaaggatgggtggGGTGATCGAAAACTCACCGGAATTGGGTTTTCCAGTGAGCCACCGTGGTCGccggaatccgccaccgccggtgtcgcgtccggtggccactggccgtgaaacttggtgacGTGGTATATCttgtgatgggtaactcaacgggaTCGGCAGtaaggcaaacggaggtctggtttgggagataTCGGCGAGAGAAGAAAATCGACAACTAGCCGAAAAATGCCCCAATCCGGGGCGTCGTCGGCGATCTGGCCGtaatttttggctggccggtcggatttcaggtgggcttcaagctagggtgaCACATGTAGCTTAAAAGTGATTGGACGGCAGTcaacggtggtggccggtggtggtggcttctctccgtctctctctctctctctctctccccccctcccctctttctctctcttccccccggctcacgtgttttggccaaaacaaaattcacccgtgggtgatactgttcactcacgagattggctgaaaatacgacACATGGCACACTATTCAcataagtcaaaatatattaaaatattacggtattcggaaaattttgcatatccataactttcaaaccacatgtccaaatcggacgtaccgctagtctatgaactcgtatcaaggagtacttcacaaccatgcatgagtcaaagcttaactttgcatgaacaaaaagtcaactcaggcaccccttggacagtctggacctcaacttgttttgctcataactttcaatctgtagctttgttttcaacgtgctactagtctatggacttgtgacaatgtgtacttcataacgcgacctcggtcaatgtaaaattccatcggaaacaaaaagtcaatatttgactCCTTCTTGGTCAacaacggtcaaacccggtcaaccttggtcaaatttgagaaatttctggtgtacttcgggatggggtgttacatcatCTGTGATCAAACTTGGCCTGTTCTTGATCAAATCCAACATGTCACCATGGCACAGTTGTTTGGAGCAATATTCATCTCAAACTCttctgaaatattatttgaattggGATAAATTACATGTCCCGGTGTTGTGATAAGCCCACAGGATGCATACCCTGTGATCAAATATGCAGAAAGTAGTGAGAATCCTTCCGTGAGCATCAAGTTTCAAAAGACCTTTGTTAGGACAAAGCCTGCACCATTAGCCGCCATGTACAGTTCGAGAGGTCCTTCTCTAAATTCCCAACACATCATGAAGCCGGACATAATGGCACCCGGGACTAGAATTTTGGCTGCCTATGTTCTAACTCAACAATCAGGAGTAATTAGATCCAATGTGTTTTTCCCAAGCAACTACAATTTATTATCTGGGACATCAATGGCTTGTCCTCATGCTTCTGGTGTGGCAGCATTACTAAAAGGCGTACATCCTGAGTGGAGTCCGGCTGCAATTAGATCAGCCATGATGACTACAGCCAATCCATTGGACAATACTCAAAACACAATTCGTGACAATGGAAATCGTTTGGAATTCGCTTCGCCTTTAGCTATTGGATCAAGTCACATTGATCCTAACAGAGCAGTTGACCCAGGTTTGGTATATGATGCAACTCCACAAGACTATGTGAATCTGCTTTGCTCCATGAATTTTACCAGTAACCAAATCTTAACCATCACTAGATCACGAGCCTATAATTGTTCCAACCCATCTTCTAATTTGAACTACCCaccttttattgtttattatgatAACCAAACAATATCAAGGACTCAGAAGTTTGATAGAATTTTAACTAATGTGGGAGACAGTGTTTCACAATATAAGGCTAAGGTGGCAGCTCCAGTGGGTTCTGAAGTAATTGTTTCACCAGACACATTAGTCTTTGGGAAGAAGAATGAGAAACAAAGGTACTGtcttataataaaatatggaagCGATGAGCAAGGAAAAGAATCGTTTGGAGAAATTGTTTGGGTTGAAGAAAACAGAAACCACACTGTGAGGAGGCCAATTGTTGTATCCCTGTTTATCTGAGTTCTTTAGACATGAGTTgtgtatcattcaaaataagaTCACATTACATGGTTATGTTGAATAAGTGATCTTTAGATAATCCATATTGCAGGCCTAATTTTTGCTTATCTTTCTacaataaaatggaaaaaatttccCTCttacttttgataatgatctgTTTTTCTCTAGCTTCTAGGATTATGATAGAGCTAGCAATGGCTTAAATGACTTAAATGATAAGATATATATCATGTGGCATGAAAATGACTTA includes:
- the LOC107412367 gene encoding LOW QUALITY PROTEIN: subtilisin-like protease SBT3 (The sequence of the model RefSeq protein was modified relative to this genomic sequence to represent the inferred CDS: deleted 2 bases in 1 codon; substituted 2 bases at 2 genomic stop codons) is translated as MGLKQMLISLPCIIFFLACIFLGFLQTTLGSAERATYVAHMDKSFKLDFHPTHHHWYSSIVDSLNNGNDPSSSSSSLLYTYDTAIHGFSATLSLQELEILKKSPGFVSAYNDKIAMAHTTRSIDFLSLNPSTGLWPASNHDEDVIIGVIDSGVFLXSESFKDDGMIAKIKGICGREEFNSSMCNNTLIGARYYNKAAIAQNFTINMNSPRDISGHGTHTASTAAGNYVEDVSYFGYAKGTARGVAPRSKVVVYKVLWGTGIGKGFSADITAALDQPIADGVDVISGFIEFGDAQLYENSLAIASFAAMEKGVVVSASVGNDGPDLRTLTNDIPWALTVTAGSVDQSFGGTLTFGNGLNLVGWTLFPANAIVENYPLIYNKTFSACNSSKLLSDSAPQGIICDQTWPVLDQIQHVTMAQLFGAIFISNSSEILFELGXITCPGVVISPQDAYPVIKYAESSENPSVSIKFQKTFVRTKPAPLAAMYSSRGPSLNSQHIMKPDIMAPGTRILAAYVLTQQSGVIRSNVFFPSNYNLLSGTSMACPHASGVAALLKGVHPEWSPAAIRSAMMTTANPLDNTQNTIRDNGNRLEFASPLAIGSSHIDPNRAVDPGLVYDATPQDYVNLLCSMNFTSNQILTITRSRAYNCSNPSSNLNYPPFIVYYDNQTISRTQKFDRILTNVGDSVSQYKAKVAAPVGSEVIVSPDTLVFGKKNEKQRYCLIIKYGSDEQGKESFGEIVWVEENRNHTVRRPIVVSLFI